From Nocardioides daedukensis, the proteins below share one genomic window:
- a CDS encoding CPBP family glutamic-type intramembrane protease, which produces MDIRKQASPRRRLRVTVATAAVGAVLLAISLRIEPGSGWFYPSTLALAMVWAVGAWLSGPLHLGRVGSERPVLPALIVGATLASVFVVGGLVVREIGFLADRVADVLAYAAAGSGLLLLVVTVVNGVAEEMFFRGALYDVVPHHRVLITAVAYAMVTLVTGNLMLAFAALLLGLVVGRQREVSGGLLAPAITHVTWSVAMLYALPALF; this is translated from the coding sequence ATGGACATCCGGAAGCAGGCATCACCACGACGCCGGCTGCGGGTGACCGTTGCCACGGCGGCGGTGGGGGCAGTGCTGCTGGCGATCTCCCTGCGCATCGAGCCCGGCAGCGGCTGGTTCTATCCCTCGACCCTCGCCCTGGCGATGGTGTGGGCGGTCGGTGCGTGGCTCTCCGGGCCCCTGCACCTGGGCCGGGTCGGGTCCGAGCGCCCGGTGCTGCCGGCGCTCATCGTCGGCGCCACTCTGGCCTCGGTCTTCGTGGTCGGCGGGCTCGTCGTCCGCGAGATCGGGTTCCTGGCCGACCGGGTCGCCGACGTACTGGCCTATGCCGCCGCGGGTTCAGGGCTGCTCCTGCTGGTCGTCACCGTGGTCAACGGGGTCGCGGAGGAGATGTTCTTCCGTGGCGCCCTGTATGACGTGGTGCCCCACCACCGTGTGCTGATCACCGCGGTGGCCTATGCCATGGTCACCCTGGTCACCGGCAACCTGATGCTGGCCTTCGCCGCACTGCTGCTCGGCCTGGTCGTGGGTCGCCAGCGGGAGGTCTCCGGAGGACTGCTCGCACCGGCGATCACGCACGTCACCTGGTCGGTGGCGATGCTCTATGCCCTGCCGGCCCTCTTCTGA
- a CDS encoding NAD(P)H-binding protein: MPDAPATVLLTGASGFVGQRLAPVLVEAGHVVRAMTRKPEDYAGPGDPVFADVTDPDSLETALEGVDVAIYLVHSLDRADFEERDAAAARSFGEAAARNGVRQIVYLGGLGAEDEDLSAHLRSRREVESLLGQAGVPVTALRAAIVIGEGGISWELTRQLVKRLPAMVVPRWVTTRTQPIAIDDVVRYLAGVVDHEDAIGRVFEVGGPDELTYLDMLRILARVQGRPLPIVPVPFLTPRLSSYWLALVTDVNVMTGRNLIDSMGTEVVVTDHSIRDVVPGEPLTYEQAIRRALAEDE, from the coding sequence ATGCCTGACGCCCCCGCCACAGTCCTGCTCACCGGAGCCTCCGGATTCGTGGGGCAGCGCCTCGCCCCAGTTCTCGTCGAGGCGGGCCACGTGGTCCGCGCGATGACCCGGAAGCCGGAGGACTACGCCGGGCCGGGCGACCCGGTGTTCGCAGACGTCACCGACCCGGATTCGTTGGAGACGGCACTCGAGGGCGTGGACGTCGCCATCTATCTGGTGCACTCCCTGGACCGGGCCGACTTCGAGGAACGTGACGCCGCTGCCGCACGCAGCTTCGGTGAGGCGGCCGCACGCAACGGCGTACGGCAGATCGTCTACCTGGGCGGCCTGGGCGCCGAGGACGAGGACCTCTCCGCCCACCTGCGCTCACGACGGGAGGTCGAGAGCCTGCTCGGCCAGGCCGGCGTGCCGGTCACTGCGCTGCGCGCCGCGATCGTGATCGGCGAGGGCGGCATCTCCTGGGAGCTGACCCGGCAGCTGGTCAAGCGGCTGCCGGCGATGGTGGTGCCCCGCTGGGTCACCACCCGGACCCAGCCCATCGCGATCGACGACGTGGTCCGTTATCTGGCCGGCGTGGTCGACCACGAGGACGCGATCGGGCGGGTCTTCGAAGTCGGCGGACCCGACGAGCTGACCTATCTCGACATGCTCCGCATCCTCGCCCGGGTGCAGGGGCGGCCACTCCCGATCGTCCCGGTCCCGTTCCTCACCCCGAGGCTTTCGTCCTACTGGCTCGCGCTGGTGACCGACGTCAACGTGATGACCGGGAGGAACCTGATCGACTCGATGGGCACGGAGGTGGTGGTCACCGACCACTCGATCCGAGACGTGGTGCCCGGGGAGCCGCTCACCTATGAGCAGGCGATCCGCAGGGCGCTCGCCGAGGACGAGTGA
- the hrpB gene encoding ATP-dependent helicase HrpB yields the protein MSLPASSPIARLLAEPPALPVVAGLPALAVAMAERGVAVLHAPPGTGKTTLAPPAVAHDVSGRVVVTQPSRLAVRAAARRLAGLLGEPVGGLVGYAVRGERRASPATRIEFVTAGLLLRRVQADPALTGTDVVVLDEVHERHLDADLLLALLLDIRANLRDDLRVVAMSATVEADRFARLIGGDEPAPVIGVPGALHPVTELWRPLPPGQRRTDARGITPAFHDHLAATVREALATHEGDVLVFVPGVAEVEGCVRRLAGAASAQGVAVHALHGRLSGAEQDRALTEGPGRRVVVSTAVAESSLTVPGVRIVVDAGFSREPRTDHRRGLAGLVTVAVSRAGAEQRAGRAGRLGPGVVLRCWSEAEHAHLAAHPEPEIVTADLTSFALEAARWGSGRLALLDQPPVPALAAARQTLTGIGALDVAGRITERGRQIARVPTDPRLARALVDGADVVGSRRAAEVVALLAEDVRAPGADLVAALRAMRGGRGSGSWRTQVKRLEALAGPGGPGSPGSPATGLTDDVAVGLIVALAHPDRIARRRRSSGSYLLASGTGAALDPRDPGPLAGLEWLAVADADRRQGSREAIIRSAAPLTEDLALEAAASLWTEQDRVGWESGRVVAERSTTLGAIELASAPIPDPPVELVVAAIRDGLAKEGLDVLRWTESATALRRRLDFLHRTLGDPWPDVGDSALTEDVETWLGSDLARVRGAKDLARIDVTGALRRLLPWPEAGRLDELAPERVEVPTGSKVRIDYSGDQPVLAVRLQEVFGWTSVPRLADGRVPLLLHLLSPAQRPAAVTADLDSFWDNGYPGVRSDLRGRYPKHPWPEDPRSAPPTRRSKRAGDRE from the coding sequence GTGTCCCTTCCCGCCAGCTCGCCCATCGCCCGGCTGCTCGCCGAGCCGCCAGCGCTGCCGGTCGTCGCCGGGCTGCCCGCGCTGGCCGTCGCGATGGCTGAGCGCGGGGTCGCCGTCCTGCACGCTCCGCCCGGGACCGGCAAGACGACGCTCGCCCCGCCCGCGGTCGCGCACGACGTCTCCGGGCGGGTGGTGGTCACCCAGCCGAGCCGGCTCGCCGTACGTGCTGCCGCGCGCCGGCTGGCCGGTCTGCTGGGGGAGCCGGTGGGAGGGCTCGTCGGGTATGCCGTGCGCGGTGAGCGGCGCGCCTCACCGGCGACGCGGATCGAGTTCGTCACCGCCGGCTTGCTGCTGCGCCGTGTCCAGGCTGACCCAGCGCTCACCGGCACCGACGTCGTCGTGCTCGATGAGGTGCACGAGCGACACCTGGACGCGGACCTGCTGCTGGCTCTGCTCCTCGACATCCGCGCCAACCTGCGCGACGACCTGCGCGTGGTCGCGATGTCCGCCACGGTGGAGGCGGATCGGTTCGCCAGACTCATCGGAGGCGACGAGCCGGCGCCGGTGATCGGCGTACCCGGCGCGCTCCATCCGGTCACCGAGCTGTGGCGCCCGTTGCCGCCCGGGCAGCGGCGCACCGACGCGCGCGGGATCACCCCCGCCTTCCATGACCACCTCGCGGCGACGGTGCGTGAGGCACTGGCCACGCACGAGGGCGACGTGCTCGTCTTCGTGCCCGGGGTGGCGGAGGTGGAGGGGTGCGTACGTCGTCTCGCCGGCGCAGCGTCGGCGCAGGGAGTGGCCGTCCACGCCCTGCACGGCAGGCTGTCGGGCGCCGAGCAGGATCGGGCACTGACCGAGGGACCGGGCCGACGAGTGGTGGTCTCCACGGCCGTGGCCGAGTCGTCCCTGACGGTGCCCGGGGTGCGGATCGTCGTGGACGCCGGGTTCTCCCGCGAGCCGCGCACCGACCATCGCCGGGGGCTGGCCGGGTTGGTCACGGTCGCGGTCAGCAGGGCCGGGGCCGAGCAACGCGCAGGGCGCGCGGGCCGCTTGGGGCCGGGCGTCGTACTGCGGTGCTGGTCCGAGGCCGAGCACGCCCACCTGGCGGCGCACCCCGAGCCGGAGATCGTCACCGCCGACCTCACCTCGTTCGCCCTCGAGGCCGCCCGCTGGGGCAGTGGCCGACTGGCTCTGCTCGACCAACCGCCAGTGCCTGCGCTGGCCGCCGCCCGCCAGACGTTGACCGGGATCGGCGCCCTCGACGTCGCCGGTCGGATCACCGAGCGCGGTCGACAGATCGCCCGGGTGCCCACCGACCCGCGATTGGCGCGAGCCCTGGTCGACGGCGCCGACGTGGTCGGTTCGCGACGCGCTGCGGAAGTGGTGGCGCTGCTCGCCGAGGACGTGCGGGCACCGGGAGCCGACCTGGTTGCTGCGTTGCGGGCGATGCGCGGCGGTCGCGGTTCGGGCTCGTGGCGCACACAGGTGAAGCGGCTCGAGGCCCTGGCCGGACCCGGTGGCCCGGGTAGCCCGGGTAGTCCTGCGACCGGCCTCACCGATGATGTCGCCGTCGGATTGATCGTGGCGCTGGCCCACCCGGATCGGATCGCGCGCCGACGCCGTAGCTCCGGGAGCTATCTGCTGGCCTCGGGGACCGGGGCCGCCCTGGACCCGCGGGATCCGGGCCCGCTCGCCGGCCTGGAGTGGCTCGCGGTCGCCGACGCCGACCGGCGCCAGGGCAGCCGCGAGGCGATCATCCGCTCCGCCGCACCGCTCACCGAGGACCTGGCCCTGGAGGCCGCCGCCTCGCTGTGGACCGAGCAGGACCGGGTGGGCTGGGAGTCGGGACGGGTCGTGGCCGAGCGGAGCACCACGCTGGGAGCGATCGAGCTGGCCAGTGCTCCGATCCCTGACCCTCCGGTCGAGCTCGTCGTCGCCGCGATCCGCGACGGACTCGCCAAGGAGGGTCTGGACGTCCTGCGCTGGACCGAGTCGGCAACGGCCCTGCGCAGACGGCTCGACTTCCTGCACCGCACACTCGGTGACCCGTGGCCGGACGTGGGGGACTCGGCACTGACCGAGGACGTCGAGACGTGGCTGGGATCCGACCTGGCCCGGGTGCGCGGAGCCAAGGACCTGGCTCGAATCGACGTGACCGGTGCCCTGCGGCGACTCCTGCCCTGGCCCGAGGCCGGCCGGCTCGACGAGCTCGCACCGGAGCGGGTCGAGGTGCCCACCGGGTCCAAGGTGCGGATCGACTACTCCGGAGACCAACCGGTCCTGGCGGTGCGGCTCCAGGAGGTCTTCGGTTGGACCAGCGTGCCCCGACTGGCCGATGGGCGGGTGCCACTGCTGCTGCACCTGCTGTCGCCGGCCCAGCGACCGGCGGCGGTCACCGCCGACCTGGACTCGTTCTGGGACAACGGCTACCCGGGTGTGCGCTCGGACCTGCGCGGGAGATATCCCAAGCACCCGTGGCCAGAGGACCCGCGGAGCGCGCCACCGACTCGGCGTTCCAAACGGGCCGGAGATCGAGAGTAG
- a CDS encoding alpha/beta fold hydrolase, which translates to MTMPERPLLEGTVAVREGRRLGFAEYGARDGATVIWMHGTPGARRQIPVEARAYAVANGVRIIGLDRPGIGSSTPHLYDCIADWVGDLEVLANTLGIETMSVVGLSGGGPYALAAGACLPERVKAVGVLGGVAPTVGPEAASGGIIQLAVRLAPVVTPLRIPLGVALTQLIRLVRPLAGPGLDLYAAVQPDGDKHLLGRPEFKAMFLDDLLHGSRFQTSAPLNDVVLFARDWGFRVADIAVPVRWWHGDADHIIPFAHGEHTASLIRDAELHTISGESHLGGLGIAEEVLGTLSSLLERTPVRRAR; encoded by the coding sequence ATGACCATGCCCGAGCGCCCGCTCCTCGAGGGAACCGTGGCCGTGCGGGAGGGTCGTCGGCTCGGTTTCGCCGAGTACGGCGCCCGCGACGGCGCCACCGTGATCTGGATGCACGGCACACCCGGCGCACGTCGCCAGATCCCGGTGGAGGCCAGGGCGTACGCCGTGGCCAACGGCGTACGGATCATCGGCCTGGACCGTCCCGGGATCGGGTCTTCCACGCCGCATCTCTATGACTGCATCGCCGACTGGGTGGGGGACCTGGAGGTCCTTGCGAACACGCTCGGCATCGAGACGATGAGCGTGGTCGGGTTGTCCGGGGGAGGTCCCTACGCGTTGGCGGCAGGCGCGTGCCTGCCGGAGCGGGTCAAGGCGGTCGGGGTGCTCGGCGGGGTGGCGCCGACGGTCGGACCCGAGGCGGCCAGTGGCGGGATCATCCAGCTCGCCGTACGTCTGGCCCCGGTGGTGACCCCGTTGCGGATCCCGCTCGGTGTCGCGCTGACCCAGCTGATCCGGTTGGTGCGTCCGCTGGCCGGTCCGGGCCTGGACCTCTATGCGGCGGTGCAACCTGACGGCGACAAGCACCTGCTGGGCCGTCCGGAGTTCAAGGCGATGTTCCTCGACGACCTGCTGCACGGATCGCGCTTCCAGACCTCGGCCCCGCTCAACGACGTCGTGCTCTTCGCCCGGGACTGGGGTTTCCGGGTGGCCGACATCGCGGTGCCCGTCCGGTGGTGGCACGGCGACGCGGACCACATAATTCCCTTCGCCCACGGCGAGCACACGGCCTCGCTGATCCGCGACGCCGAGCTGCACACGATCTCGGGGGAGAGCCACCTCGGCGGCCTCGGCATCGCGGAGGAGGTGCTCGGGACGCTCAGCTCGTTGCTCGAGCGCACGCCGGTGCGCCGAGCGCGCTGA
- a CDS encoding DUF3145 domain-containing protein has product MTTTAKRTGNPVTRGILFVHSAPSALCPHIEWAVGGVLGVAVNLEWTPQPAQSGTYRAELSWTGDAGSAAAVTSALRGWNHLRFEITEEQTVSTEGSRYSFTPELGVFHAVTGMHGDIMIPEDRLKAAVVKAALGETTVLNEIDKLLGKPWDDELETFRHAGDGAPVRWLHQVV; this is encoded by the coding sequence GTGACCACGACTGCTAAGCGCACCGGCAACCCAGTGACGAGGGGAATTCTCTTCGTCCACTCCGCGCCGTCCGCACTGTGCCCTCACATCGAGTGGGCAGTGGGCGGCGTCCTTGGCGTTGCCGTGAACCTTGAGTGGACCCCGCAGCCTGCGCAATCGGGGACCTACCGGGCCGAGCTCTCCTGGACCGGAGACGCCGGCTCGGCTGCTGCTGTGACCTCAGCCCTGCGCGGATGGAACCACCTCCGCTTCGAGATCACCGAGGAGCAGACCGTCTCCACGGAGGGGTCTCGCTACTCCTTCACGCCCGAGCTGGGCGTCTTCCACGCCGTCACCGGCATGCACGGCGACATCATGATCCCCGAGGACCGGCTCAAGGCCGCCGTCGTCAAGGCCGCGCTCGGCGAGACCACGGTGCTCAACGAGATCGACAAGCTCCTCGGCAAGCCGTGGGACGACGAGCTCGAGACCTTCCGTCACGCCGGGGACGGTGCCCCCGTGCGCTGGCTGCACCAGGTCGTCTGA
- a CDS encoding alpha/beta hydrolase family protein, whose translation MSLTRSAALIVSVCLVLAGCSPATDRDGGTQDAAPSSSTTPSTSPGTSDGVPSVAATPTSAPHPVSLPALMDKEIRGEGLKRVAEVGTTEAYAQHRVSYRSGDLTISGLMNVPRGKGPFPAVVLAHGYIDPDVYANGQGLRREQDLLAREGFVTLHVDYRGHAQSDPSTEFEQSSRLGYTEDVISAVLALRAWDGPVDDDRVALLGRSMGGGVVYNALTVSPGLVDAAVVFAPVSSDMVDNFERWGRPNAPLARRIISEYGEPADEPEFWSGLSARTYFDRVSEPVMIHHGTADDSCPIAWSEETVAALEAQGKDVTYHVYQDEQHAFGPQWPLSMERTVAFLRKNLA comes from the coding sequence ATGTCGCTGACCCGTAGCGCAGCCCTCATCGTGTCGGTCTGCCTCGTGCTGGCCGGATGCAGCCCTGCCACCGATCGAGACGGTGGCACGCAGGATGCTGCGCCCTCCTCCAGCACGACGCCGAGCACGTCGCCGGGCACGAGTGACGGCGTACCGTCCGTGGCCGCGACCCCGACGAGTGCGCCGCACCCGGTCTCCCTTCCGGCACTGATGGACAAGGAGATCCGCGGCGAGGGCCTGAAGCGGGTGGCCGAGGTCGGCACCACCGAGGCCTACGCCCAGCACCGGGTGAGCTATCGCAGCGGGGACCTGACGATCTCGGGCTTGATGAACGTGCCGCGTGGCAAGGGACCGTTCCCCGCCGTGGTGCTGGCACACGGCTACATCGACCCGGACGTCTATGCGAACGGCCAGGGCCTGCGCCGCGAGCAAGACCTCTTGGCGCGTGAGGGTTTCGTGACCCTGCACGTGGACTACCGCGGGCACGCGCAGTCGGATCCGTCCACGGAGTTCGAGCAGTCGTCGCGGCTCGGTTACACCGAGGACGTGATCAGCGCGGTGCTTGCCCTGCGCGCCTGGGACGGGCCCGTCGACGATGACCGGGTGGCGCTGCTCGGCCGCTCGATGGGCGGCGGGGTGGTCTACAACGCGCTGACCGTCTCCCCGGGGTTGGTCGATGCGGCGGTCGTCTTCGCTCCGGTGAGCTCGGACATGGTCGACAACTTCGAACGGTGGGGCCGCCCGAACGCGCCGTTGGCCCGGCGGATCATCTCCGAGTACGGCGAGCCGGCGGACGAGCCGGAGTTCTGGTCAGGCCTCTCCGCACGCACCTATTTCGACCGCGTGAGTGAGCCGGTGATGATCCACCACGGCACCGCCGATGACTCCTGCCCGATCGCCTGGAGCGAGGAGACCGTCGCTGCCCTCGAGGCGCAGGGGAAGGACGTGACCTACCACGTCTACCAGGACGAGCAGCACGCCTTCGGTCCCCAGTGGCCGCTCTCGATGGAACGCACCGTGGCGTTCCTGCGCAAGAACCTGGCCTGA
- a CDS encoding crotonase/enoyl-CoA hydratase family protein, producing MSYQTIAWDVNADNIATITLNRPEAMNSFTVEMADELEAAFNRASEDDDVRAVVVTGSGRAFCAGMDLSAEGNVFGLDESQSPTLEDMQQRLDAPEIHAGVRDTGGRVTLAIFNCKKPVIGAINGAAVGIGATMTCAMDIRLASEKARIGFVFGKIGVTPEAASTWFLPRIVGISRALEWIYSADILSADEALEGGLVRSVHPPEELLEAAYALARKFTVNRSPVGVALARQMIYRNSAAPDPIVAHQVDSLSMFYTSIADGKEGVASFLEKRDPEFTSKASQMPPFFPW from the coding sequence ATGAGCTATCAGACGATCGCGTGGGACGTGAACGCCGACAACATCGCGACCATCACCCTGAACCGGCCCGAGGCGATGAACTCGTTCACCGTCGAGATGGCCGACGAGCTCGAGGCGGCCTTCAACCGGGCCAGTGAGGACGACGACGTCCGAGCCGTCGTGGTCACGGGTTCCGGCAGAGCCTTCTGCGCGGGGATGGACCTGAGCGCCGAGGGCAATGTCTTCGGGCTCGACGAGTCCCAGTCCCCCACGCTCGAGGACATGCAGCAGCGGCTCGATGCCCCGGAGATCCACGCCGGGGTGCGCGACACCGGCGGCCGGGTCACTCTGGCCATCTTCAACTGCAAGAAGCCGGTAATCGGCGCGATCAACGGTGCCGCGGTCGGCATCGGCGCCACGATGACCTGCGCGATGGACATCCGCCTCGCCTCCGAGAAGGCCCGCATCGGCTTCGTCTTCGGCAAGATCGGGGTCACCCCCGAGGCTGCGTCCACCTGGTTCCTCCCCCGCATCGTCGGGATCTCCCGGGCCCTGGAGTGGATCTACTCCGCGGACATCCTGAGTGCGGACGAGGCACTCGAGGGTGGACTCGTGCGCTCGGTGCACCCGCCCGAGGAGCTGCTCGAGGCGGCGTACGCACTGGCCCGGAAGTTCACGGTGAACCGCTCGCCGGTCGGCGTCGCACTCGCGCGGCAGATGATCTATCGCAACAGCGCCGCGCCGGATCCGATCGTGGCGCACCAGGTGGACTCGCTGTCGATGTTCTACACCTCCATCGCCGATGGCAAGGAGGGCGTCGCGTCGTTCCTCGAGAAGCGCGACCCGGAGTTCACAAGCAAGGCCTCGCAGATGCCACCGTTCTTCCCCTGGTGA
- a CDS encoding acyl-CoA carboxylase subunit beta, with the protein MNAKSPAADTIATKPAKPAREDDLRHPLHRLTAFYDAGSLELLTENDDSGMLAARGLVDGSPVVAFCSDPTVMGGAMGDLGCKAVLVAYRRAMQDEVPIVGLWHSGGARLAEGVLSLHAVGEIFHIMTQASGRIPQISVVLGPAAGGAAYGPALTDVVILGPEGRIFVTGPDVVRSVTGEDVDMLRLGGPEPHGRRSGVVHILTQTEAEALSRARSVASLLGNQGTLDVDAVEDRDLAGALPESKKRAYDVHPLVEELLDRNQDGTSTGQELHAKWAPNIVTTLGRMGGRTVGVVANNPLRLGGCLDSASAEKASRFVRMCDAFGVPLVVVVDVPGYLPGVGQEWDGVVRRGAKLLHAFGEAVVPRVTLVTRKTYGGAYIAMNSRSLGATRVFAWPGAEVAVMGAVAAIRILHRRKLVDLSPEIRPQVEAELAVEHERIAGGVEKAVDIGVVDEIVQPDSTRSALARAIAGAADVRGDHGNIPL; encoded by the coding sequence ATGAACGCCAAGTCTCCTGCCGCCGACACCATCGCCACCAAGCCCGCCAAGCCTGCACGCGAGGACGACCTCCGTCACCCCCTGCACCGGCTGACCGCCTTCTATGACGCCGGCTCCCTGGAGCTGCTCACCGAGAACGACGACTCCGGCATGCTGGCGGCTCGCGGCCTGGTGGACGGATCACCGGTGGTGGCCTTCTGCTCCGACCCGACCGTGATGGGCGGGGCGATGGGCGACCTGGGCTGCAAGGCCGTGCTGGTCGCCTACCGCCGTGCGATGCAGGACGAGGTCCCGATCGTCGGGCTCTGGCACTCCGGCGGCGCTCGCCTGGCCGAGGGCGTTCTCTCCCTGCACGCCGTGGGCGAGATCTTCCACATCATGACCCAGGCCTCGGGCCGGATCCCGCAGATCTCCGTCGTGCTCGGCCCGGCCGCGGGCGGAGCCGCCTATGGCCCGGCCCTGACCGACGTCGTGATCCTCGGCCCGGAGGGACGCATCTTCGTCACCGGCCCGGACGTGGTCCGCTCGGTCACCGGCGAGGACGTCGACATGCTCCGCCTCGGCGGACCGGAGCCCCACGGGCGCCGTTCGGGCGTCGTCCACATCCTCACCCAGACCGAGGCCGAGGCGCTCTCGCGCGCACGCTCGGTCGCCTCGCTGCTCGGCAACCAGGGCACCCTCGACGTCGACGCCGTCGAGGACCGTGACCTGGCCGGCGCCCTCCCGGAGTCCAAGAAGCGCGCCTATGACGTGCACCCGCTGGTCGAGGAGCTGCTCGACCGCAACCAGGACGGCACCAGCACCGGCCAGGAGCTGCACGCCAAGTGGGCCCCCAACATCGTCACCACGCTGGGCCGGATGGGCGGTCGAACCGTCGGCGTGGTTGCCAACAACCCGCTGCGCCTCGGCGGCTGCCTGGACTCAGCGTCGGCAGAGAAGGCCTCCCGCTTCGTGCGGATGTGCGACGCGTTCGGTGTCCCGCTGGTCGTCGTGGTCGACGTTCCCGGCTACCTGCCCGGCGTCGGCCAGGAGTGGGACGGCGTCGTACGCCGTGGCGCCAAGCTGCTTCACGCGTTCGGCGAGGCCGTGGTCCCCCGGGTCACCCTGGTCACCCGCAAGACGTATGGCGGTGCCTACATCGCGATGAACTCGCGCTCGTTGGGTGCCACCCGGGTCTTCGCCTGGCCCGGCGCCGAGGTTGCCGTGATGGGCGCGGTCGCGGCGATCCGGATCCTGCACCGTCGCAAGCTGGTCGACCTCTCCCCCGAGATCCGTCCCCAGGTCGAGGCCGAGCTGGCCGTCGAGCACGAGCGGATCGCCGGAGGTGTGGAGAAGGCCGTCGACATCGGTGTGGTCGACGAGATCGTCCAGCCCGACTCCACCCGGAGCGCGCTGGCCCGTGCGATCGCCGGTGCCGCCGACGTCCGCGGCGACCACGGGAACATCCCGCTCTGA
- the fabF gene encoding beta-ketoacyl-ACP synthase II → MSLKRVVVTGLGTTNPLGGDVASTWRALLAGESGIRRLEDEWVADLPVKIGGRVAVEPSEVLERVKARRWDRSTQFAMVAALQAWADAGLEDAEIDKTRLGVAVASGIGGVTTLLSNYDALKEKGPRRVSPLAVPMLMPNAPAANVSLHIGARGAVNAPTSACASGNEAISMGLDQIRLGRADVVVVGGTEAAIHPLPMAAFANMMALSKTASGDDGRDPASVSRPWDTGRDGFVLGEGAGILVLESEEHARARGARIYAEVLGSGITNDAHDIAQPDPEGRGGTRAIQLALASGDVDPNRVFHVNAHATSTPRGDIAEGLMLHTVLGAHVDNVVVTSTKSMTGHLLGGAGALEAVACVLALRDRVSPPTINLDDKDPDVDLDIPDKARDLPAGDIVALNNSFGFGGANVAVAFGSI, encoded by the coding sequence ATGTCTCTCAAGCGCGTGGTCGTCACCGGCCTCGGAACCACCAACCCGCTCGGCGGTGACGTCGCCAGCACCTGGCGCGCCCTGCTGGCCGGTGAGTCCGGAATCCGCAGGCTCGAGGACGAGTGGGTCGCCGACCTGCCGGTGAAGATCGGTGGCCGTGTGGCCGTCGAGCCCTCCGAGGTGCTGGAACGGGTCAAGGCCCGTCGGTGGGACCGCAGCACGCAGTTCGCCATGGTCGCGGCACTGCAGGCGTGGGCGGATGCGGGACTCGAGGACGCAGAGATCGACAAGACCCGGCTCGGCGTCGCCGTTGCCTCGGGGATCGGCGGTGTCACCACGCTGCTCTCCAACTACGACGCGCTCAAGGAGAAGGGCCCGCGCCGGGTCTCTCCGCTCGCGGTCCCGATGCTGATGCCCAACGCACCGGCCGCCAACGTCAGCCTGCACATCGGCGCCCGGGGTGCGGTCAACGCCCCCACCTCCGCCTGCGCATCGGGCAACGAGGCCATCTCGATGGGCCTGGACCAGATCCGTCTCGGTCGCGCCGACGTCGTCGTCGTCGGCGGCACCGAGGCCGCGATCCACCCGCTGCCGATGGCTGCCTTCGCCAACATGATGGCGCTGTCCAAGACCGCCAGCGGTGACGACGGGCGCGACCCCGCCAGCGTCTCGCGTCCGTGGGACACCGGCCGCGACGGCTTCGTCCTCGGCGAGGGCGCCGGCATCCTGGTGCTCGAGTCCGAGGAGCACGCCCGTGCCCGCGGCGCCAGGATCTATGCCGAGGTGCTCGGCTCCGGGATCACCAACGACGCCCATGACATCGCACAGCCCGATCCCGAGGGCCGCGGCGGCACCCGCGCCATCCAGCTGGCTCTCGCGTCGGGAGACGTCGACCCGAACCGGGTCTTCCACGTCAACGCGCATGCCACCTCCACCCCGCGCGGTGACATCGCCGAGGGGCTGATGCTGCACACCGTGCTCGGCGCCCACGTCGACAACGTCGTGGTCACCTCGACCAAGTCGATGACCGGCCACCTGCTCGGTGGCGCCGGTGCCTTGGAGGCCGTCGCCTGCGTGCTCGCACTGCGCGACCGGGTCAGCCCACCGACGATCAACCTCGACGACAAGGACCCGGACGTCGACCTCGACATCCCCGACAAGGCCCGCGACCTGCCGGCCGGGGACATCGTCGCCCTGAACAACTCCTTCGGCTTCGGTGGCGCCAACGTGGCCGTCGCCTTCGGGAGCATCTGA
- a CDS encoding acyl carrier protein translates to MATTEEIRTDLAEIVNEVAGIPAEDVQLDKSFVDDLDVDSLSMVEVVVAAEEKFGVSIPDDQVKNLKTVGDAVSFIEKAQA, encoded by the coding sequence ATGGCCACCACCGAAGAGATCCGCACCGACCTCGCCGAGATCGTCAACGAGGTCGCCGGCATCCCCGCCGAGGACGTCCAGCTCGACAAGTCGTTCGTGGATGACCTCGACGTCGACTCGCTCTCCATGGTCGAGGTCGTCGTGGCCGCCGAGGAGAAGTTCGGCGTCTCGATCCCCGACGACCAGGTCAAGAACCTGAAGACCGTCGGCGACGCCGTCTCCTTCATAGAGAAGGCCCAGGCCTGA